In Columba livia isolate bColLiv1 breed racing homer chromosome 8, bColLiv1.pat.W.v2, whole genome shotgun sequence, a single genomic region encodes these proteins:
- the NOS1AP gene encoding carboxyl-terminal PDZ ligand of neuronal nitric oxide synthase protein isoform X5: MPAKSKYNLVDDRHDLRIPLHNEDAFQHGICFEAKYIGSLDVPRPNSRVEIVTAMRRIRYEFKAKNIKKKKVSLIVSVDGVKVILKKKKKLLLLQKKEWAWDENKMLVMHDPIYRIFYVSHDSQDLKIFSYIARDGSSNVFRCNVFKSKKKSQAMRIVRTVGQAFEVCHKLSLQHTQQNADGQEDGDSERNGDDLDVPACRLASAERVAAAAEETDIDAVELPLPGADILDFSRGVTDLDAVGKEGCLHPEDILTASPKMLLPSSAQLPDLGTPLSAHHQMQLLQQLLQQQQQQTQVAVAQVHLLKDQLAAEAAARLEAQARVHQLLLQNKDLLQHISLLVKQVQELELKLAGNNTTGSQDSLLEITFRSNVLPVLCDPTTPQPEDTHPPPLGPGSGFPSTLGSPIVDQSMFENASASTAPTPRPQHIPTSAGAPPHPPRPAGSQHLRNLGKAMGAKVNDLLRRKEPAGLPSVGVMEVNASAGAMLGTGQPAGEDGAVGLDTFPRLDPPPPVTKKRTPRTLKTPQDMLIAPAGTSPRSSTEEPTELPTAYPDPAEEQPGAREPSPPECPGVPSMTGTPDPSGDQPTSALPVPDLIHKGSQDGQWRVGERAAETSPHMEKPSRRPGLERELEGSTGRLEPCAPGREVEGPHPDLLSFE, encoded by the exons TATGAGTTTAAAGCCAAGAAcatcaagaagaagaaagtgagcCTCATTGTGTCGGTGGATGGTGTGAAGGTCAttctgaagaagaagaagaag cttcttttgttgCAGAAAAAAGAATGGGCCTGGGATGAGAACAAAATGCTCGTCATGCATGATCCCATCTACAG gATATTCTACGTGTCTCATGACTCCCAGGACTTAAAGATCTTCAGCTACATCGCCAGGGATGGGTCTAGCAATGTCTTCAGGTGCAACGTCTTCAAATCCAAGAAGAAG AGCCAAGCCATGCGCATCGTCCGGACAGTGGGGCAGGCATTCGAGGTCTGCCACAAGCTGAGCCTACAGCACACCCAGCAGAACGCAGACGGGCAGGAGGACGGAGACAGCGAGAGGAACGGGGATGACCTGGATGTCCCAG CCTGCCGCCTCGCCAGTGCTGAGAGGGTGGCCGCAGCAGCGGAGGAGACAGACATTGACGCCGTGGAGCTGCCGCTGCCTGGAGCTGACATCCTCGACTTCAGCCGTGGGGTGACTGACCTCGACGCCGTGGGCAAGGAG GGCTGTCTCCACCCTGAAGACATCCTGACAGCATCGCCCAAGATGCTGCTGCCCTCGTCTGCCCAGCTGCCAGACCTGGGGACACCCCTCTCTGCCCACCACCAGatgcagcttctccagcagctcctgcagcagcagcagcagcagacgcAAGTGGCCGTGGCACAG GTCCACTTGCTGAAGGACCAGCTGGCTGCAGAGGCAGCGGCACGGCTGGAGGCCCAGGCACGCGtgcaccagctcctgctccagaaCAAGGACTTGCTGCAGCACATCTCGCTCCTGGTCAAACaggtgcaggagctggagctgaagcTGGCGGGGAACAACACTA CAGGCTCCCAGGACAGTCTGCTGGAGATCACCTTCCGCTCCAACGTCCTCCCCGTCCTCTGCGACCCGACCACCCCACAGCCTGAGGACACCCACCCGCCGCCACTGGGCCCCGGCTCGGGCTTCCCCAGCACTCTGGGCAGCCCAATAG TGGACCAGAGCATGTTTGAGAACGCCAGCGCCAGCACGGCACCCACTCCACGGCCACAGCACATCCCAACCAGTGCAGGTGCCCCGCCACATCCCCCTCGCCCCGCTGGCAGCCAGCATCTCCGCAACCTGGGCAAAGCCATGGGGGCCAAGGTGAACGACCTCCTGCGCCGCAAGGAGCCGGCCGGCCTCCCCAGCGTGGGGGTGATGGAGGTGAATGCCAGCGCTGGGGCCATGCTGGGCACGGGACAgccagctggtgaggatgg ggctgtggggctggacaCGTTTCCCCGGCTGGACCCCCCACCCcctgtcaccaagaagaggaCACCACGCACCCTGAAGACCCCACAGGACATGCTCATCGCACCTGCAGGGACCAGCCCAAGGAGCAGCACGGAGGAGCCCACTGAACTGCCCACAGCCTACCCCGAccctgcagaggagcagccGGGAGCGAGGGAACCATCCCCTCCAGAATGCCCTGGGGTCCCCAGCATGACTGGCACCCCAGACCCAAGTGGGGACCAGCCCACCAGTGCCCTCCCTGTGCCCGATCTCATCCATAAGGGCAGCCAGGACGGCCAATGGCGAGTGGGTGAGAGGGCTGCCGAGACCTCACCCCACATGGAGAAGCCCTCCCGGAGACCAGGGCTAGAACGTGAGCTGGAGGGGAGCACAGGGCGACTGGAGCCATGCGCCCCTGGCCGAGAGGTGGAGGGCCCCCATCCTGACCTACTGTCCTTTGAGTAG
- the NOS1AP gene encoding carboxyl-terminal PDZ ligand of neuronal nitric oxide synthase protein isoform X4: MPAKSKYNLVDDRHDLRIPLHNEDAFQHGICFEAKYIGSLDVPRPNSRVEIVTAMRRIRYEFKAKNIKKKKVSLIVSVDGVKVILKKKKKKKEWAWDENKMLVMHDPIYRIFYVSHDSQDLKIFSYIARDGSSNVFRCNVFKSKKKSQAMRIVRTVGQAFEVCHKLSLQHTQQNADGQEDGDSERNGDDLDVPACRLASAERVAAAAEETDIDAVELPLPGADILDFSRGVTDLDAVGKEASGYADAKGCLHPEDILTASPKMLLPSSAQLPDLGTPLSAHHQMQLLQQLLQQQQQQTQVAVAQVHLLKDQLAAEAAARLEAQARVHQLLLQNKDLLQHISLLVKQVQELELKLAGNNTSSQDSLLEITFRSNVLPVLCDPTTPQPEDTHPPPLGPGSGFPSTLGSPIVDQSMFENASASTAPTPRPQHIPTSAGAPPHPPRPAGSQHLRNLGKAMGAKVNDLLRRKEPAGLPSVGVMEVNASAGAMLGTGQPAGEDGAVGLDTFPRLDPPPPVTKKRTPRTLKTPQDMLIAPAGTSPRSSTEEPTELPTAYPDPAEEQPGAREPSPPECPGVPSMTGTPDPSGDQPTSALPVPDLIHKGSQDGQWRVGERAAETSPHMEKPSRRPGLERELEGSTGRLEPCAPGREVEGPHPDLLSFE, translated from the exons TATGAGTTTAAAGCCAAGAAcatcaagaagaagaaagtgagcCTCATTGTGTCGGTGGATGGTGTGAAGGTCAttctgaagaagaagaagaag AAAAAAGAATGGGCCTGGGATGAGAACAAAATGCTCGTCATGCATGATCCCATCTACAG gATATTCTACGTGTCTCATGACTCCCAGGACTTAAAGATCTTCAGCTACATCGCCAGGGATGGGTCTAGCAATGTCTTCAGGTGCAACGTCTTCAAATCCAAGAAGAAG AGCCAAGCCATGCGCATCGTCCGGACAGTGGGGCAGGCATTCGAGGTCTGCCACAAGCTGAGCCTACAGCACACCCAGCAGAACGCAGACGGGCAGGAGGACGGAGACAGCGAGAGGAACGGGGATGACCTGGATGTCCCAG CCTGCCGCCTCGCCAGTGCTGAGAGGGTGGCCGCAGCAGCGGAGGAGACAGACATTGACGCCGTGGAGCTGCCGCTGCCTGGAGCTGACATCCTCGACTTCAGCCGTGGGGTGACTGACCTCGACGCCGTGGGCAAGGAGGCAAGTGGCTACGCTGATGCCAAG GGCTGTCTCCACCCTGAAGACATCCTGACAGCATCGCCCAAGATGCTGCTGCCCTCGTCTGCCCAGCTGCCAGACCTGGGGACACCCCTCTCTGCCCACCACCAGatgcagcttctccagcagctcctgcagcagcagcagcagcagacgcAAGTGGCCGTGGCACAG GTCCACTTGCTGAAGGACCAGCTGGCTGCAGAGGCAGCGGCACGGCTGGAGGCCCAGGCACGCGtgcaccagctcctgctccagaaCAAGGACTTGCTGCAGCACATCTCGCTCCTGGTCAAACaggtgcaggagctggagctgaagcTGGCGGGGAACAACACTA GCTCCCAGGACAGTCTGCTGGAGATCACCTTCCGCTCCAACGTCCTCCCCGTCCTCTGCGACCCGACCACCCCACAGCCTGAGGACACCCACCCGCCGCCACTGGGCCCCGGCTCGGGCTTCCCCAGCACTCTGGGCAGCCCAATAG TGGACCAGAGCATGTTTGAGAACGCCAGCGCCAGCACGGCACCCACTCCACGGCCACAGCACATCCCAACCAGTGCAGGTGCCCCGCCACATCCCCCTCGCCCCGCTGGCAGCCAGCATCTCCGCAACCTGGGCAAAGCCATGGGGGCCAAGGTGAACGACCTCCTGCGCCGCAAGGAGCCGGCCGGCCTCCCCAGCGTGGGGGTGATGGAGGTGAATGCCAGCGCTGGGGCCATGCTGGGCACGGGACAgccagctggtgaggatgg ggctgtggggctggacaCGTTTCCCCGGCTGGACCCCCCACCCcctgtcaccaagaagaggaCACCACGCACCCTGAAGACCCCACAGGACATGCTCATCGCACCTGCAGGGACCAGCCCAAGGAGCAGCACGGAGGAGCCCACTGAACTGCCCACAGCCTACCCCGAccctgcagaggagcagccGGGAGCGAGGGAACCATCCCCTCCAGAATGCCCTGGGGTCCCCAGCATGACTGGCACCCCAGACCCAAGTGGGGACCAGCCCACCAGTGCCCTCCCTGTGCCCGATCTCATCCATAAGGGCAGCCAGGACGGCCAATGGCGAGTGGGTGAGAGGGCTGCCGAGACCTCACCCCACATGGAGAAGCCCTCCCGGAGACCAGGGCTAGAACGTGAGCTGGAGGGGAGCACAGGGCGACTGGAGCCATGCGCCCCTGGCCGAGAGGTGGAGGGCCCCCATCCTGACCTACTGTCCTTTGAGTAG
- the NOS1AP gene encoding carboxyl-terminal PDZ ligand of neuronal nitric oxide synthase protein isoform X8 → MPAKSKYNLVDDRHDLRIPLHNEDAFQHGICFEAKYIGSLDVPRPNSRVEIVTAMRRIRYEFKAKNIKKKKVSLIVSVDGVKVILKKKKKKKEWAWDENKMLVMHDPIYRIFYVSHDSQDLKIFSYIARDGSSNVFRCNVFKSKKKSQAMRIVRTVGQAFEVCHKLSLQHTQQNADGQEDGDSERNGDDLDVPACRLASAERVAAAAEETDIDAVELPLPGADILDFSRGVTDLDAVGKEGCLHPEDILTASPKMLLPSSAQLPDLGTPLSAHHQMQLLQQLLQQQQQQTQVAVAQVHLLKDQLAAEAAARLEAQARVHQLLLQNKDLLQHISLLVKQVQELELKLAGNNTSSQDSLLEITFRSNVLPVLCDPTTPQPEDTHPPPLGPGSGFPSTLGSPIVDQSMFENASASTAPTPRPQHIPTSAGAPPHPPRPAGSQHLRNLGKAMGAKVNDLLRRKEPAGLPSVGVMEVNASAGAMLGTGQPAGEDGAVGLDTFPRLDPPPPVTKKRTPRTLKTPQDMLIAPAGTSPRSSTEEPTELPTAYPDPAEEQPGAREPSPPECPGVPSMTGTPDPSGDQPTSALPVPDLIHKGSQDGQWRVGERAAETSPHMEKPSRRPGLERELEGSTGRLEPCAPGREVEGPHPDLLSFE, encoded by the exons TATGAGTTTAAAGCCAAGAAcatcaagaagaagaaagtgagcCTCATTGTGTCGGTGGATGGTGTGAAGGTCAttctgaagaagaagaagaag AAAAAAGAATGGGCCTGGGATGAGAACAAAATGCTCGTCATGCATGATCCCATCTACAG gATATTCTACGTGTCTCATGACTCCCAGGACTTAAAGATCTTCAGCTACATCGCCAGGGATGGGTCTAGCAATGTCTTCAGGTGCAACGTCTTCAAATCCAAGAAGAAG AGCCAAGCCATGCGCATCGTCCGGACAGTGGGGCAGGCATTCGAGGTCTGCCACAAGCTGAGCCTACAGCACACCCAGCAGAACGCAGACGGGCAGGAGGACGGAGACAGCGAGAGGAACGGGGATGACCTGGATGTCCCAG CCTGCCGCCTCGCCAGTGCTGAGAGGGTGGCCGCAGCAGCGGAGGAGACAGACATTGACGCCGTGGAGCTGCCGCTGCCTGGAGCTGACATCCTCGACTTCAGCCGTGGGGTGACTGACCTCGACGCCGTGGGCAAGGAG GGCTGTCTCCACCCTGAAGACATCCTGACAGCATCGCCCAAGATGCTGCTGCCCTCGTCTGCCCAGCTGCCAGACCTGGGGACACCCCTCTCTGCCCACCACCAGatgcagcttctccagcagctcctgcagcagcagcagcagcagacgcAAGTGGCCGTGGCACAG GTCCACTTGCTGAAGGACCAGCTGGCTGCAGAGGCAGCGGCACGGCTGGAGGCCCAGGCACGCGtgcaccagctcctgctccagaaCAAGGACTTGCTGCAGCACATCTCGCTCCTGGTCAAACaggtgcaggagctggagctgaagcTGGCGGGGAACAACACTA GCTCCCAGGACAGTCTGCTGGAGATCACCTTCCGCTCCAACGTCCTCCCCGTCCTCTGCGACCCGACCACCCCACAGCCTGAGGACACCCACCCGCCGCCACTGGGCCCCGGCTCGGGCTTCCCCAGCACTCTGGGCAGCCCAATAG TGGACCAGAGCATGTTTGAGAACGCCAGCGCCAGCACGGCACCCACTCCACGGCCACAGCACATCCCAACCAGTGCAGGTGCCCCGCCACATCCCCCTCGCCCCGCTGGCAGCCAGCATCTCCGCAACCTGGGCAAAGCCATGGGGGCCAAGGTGAACGACCTCCTGCGCCGCAAGGAGCCGGCCGGCCTCCCCAGCGTGGGGGTGATGGAGGTGAATGCCAGCGCTGGGGCCATGCTGGGCACGGGACAgccagctggtgaggatgg ggctgtggggctggacaCGTTTCCCCGGCTGGACCCCCCACCCcctgtcaccaagaagaggaCACCACGCACCCTGAAGACCCCACAGGACATGCTCATCGCACCTGCAGGGACCAGCCCAAGGAGCAGCACGGAGGAGCCCACTGAACTGCCCACAGCCTACCCCGAccctgcagaggagcagccGGGAGCGAGGGAACCATCCCCTCCAGAATGCCCTGGGGTCCCCAGCATGACTGGCACCCCAGACCCAAGTGGGGACCAGCCCACCAGTGCCCTCCCTGTGCCCGATCTCATCCATAAGGGCAGCCAGGACGGCCAATGGCGAGTGGGTGAGAGGGCTGCCGAGACCTCACCCCACATGGAGAAGCCCTCCCGGAGACCAGGGCTAGAACGTGAGCTGGAGGGGAGCACAGGGCGACTGGAGCCATGCGCCCCTGGCCGAGAGGTGGAGGGCCCCCATCCTGACCTACTGTCCTTTGAGTAG
- the NOS1AP gene encoding carboxyl-terminal PDZ ligand of neuronal nitric oxide synthase protein isoform X2, translating into MPAKSKYNLVDDRHDLRIPLHNEDAFQHGICFEAKYIGSLDVPRPNSRVEIVTAMRRIRYEFKAKNIKKKKVSLIVSVDGVKVILKKKKKLLLLQKKEWAWDENKMLVMHDPIYRIFYVSHDSQDLKIFSYIARDGSSNVFRCNVFKSKKKSQAMRIVRTVGQAFEVCHKLSLQHTQQNADGQEDGDSERNGDDLDVPACRLASAERVAAAAEETDIDAVELPLPGADILDFSRGVTDLDAVGKEASGYADAKGCLHPEDILTASPKMLLPSSAQLPDLGTPLSAHHQMQLLQQLLQQQQQQTQVAVAQVHLLKDQLAAEAAARLEAQARVHQLLLQNKDLLQHISLLVKQVQELELKLAGNNTSSQDSLLEITFRSNVLPVLCDPTTPQPEDTHPPPLGPGSGFPSTLGSPIVDQSMFENASASTAPTPRPQHIPTSAGAPPHPPRPAGSQHLRNLGKAMGAKVNDLLRRKEPAGLPSVGVMEVNASAGAMLGTGQPAGEDGAVGLDTFPRLDPPPPVTKKRTPRTLKTPQDMLIAPAGTSPRSSTEEPTELPTAYPDPAEEQPGAREPSPPECPGVPSMTGTPDPSGDQPTSALPVPDLIHKGSQDGQWRVGERAAETSPHMEKPSRRPGLERELEGSTGRLEPCAPGREVEGPHPDLLSFE; encoded by the exons TATGAGTTTAAAGCCAAGAAcatcaagaagaagaaagtgagcCTCATTGTGTCGGTGGATGGTGTGAAGGTCAttctgaagaagaagaagaag cttcttttgttgCAGAAAAAAGAATGGGCCTGGGATGAGAACAAAATGCTCGTCATGCATGATCCCATCTACAG gATATTCTACGTGTCTCATGACTCCCAGGACTTAAAGATCTTCAGCTACATCGCCAGGGATGGGTCTAGCAATGTCTTCAGGTGCAACGTCTTCAAATCCAAGAAGAAG AGCCAAGCCATGCGCATCGTCCGGACAGTGGGGCAGGCATTCGAGGTCTGCCACAAGCTGAGCCTACAGCACACCCAGCAGAACGCAGACGGGCAGGAGGACGGAGACAGCGAGAGGAACGGGGATGACCTGGATGTCCCAG CCTGCCGCCTCGCCAGTGCTGAGAGGGTGGCCGCAGCAGCGGAGGAGACAGACATTGACGCCGTGGAGCTGCCGCTGCCTGGAGCTGACATCCTCGACTTCAGCCGTGGGGTGACTGACCTCGACGCCGTGGGCAAGGAGGCAAGTGGCTACGCTGATGCCAAG GGCTGTCTCCACCCTGAAGACATCCTGACAGCATCGCCCAAGATGCTGCTGCCCTCGTCTGCCCAGCTGCCAGACCTGGGGACACCCCTCTCTGCCCACCACCAGatgcagcttctccagcagctcctgcagcagcagcagcagcagacgcAAGTGGCCGTGGCACAG GTCCACTTGCTGAAGGACCAGCTGGCTGCAGAGGCAGCGGCACGGCTGGAGGCCCAGGCACGCGtgcaccagctcctgctccagaaCAAGGACTTGCTGCAGCACATCTCGCTCCTGGTCAAACaggtgcaggagctggagctgaagcTGGCGGGGAACAACACTA GCTCCCAGGACAGTCTGCTGGAGATCACCTTCCGCTCCAACGTCCTCCCCGTCCTCTGCGACCCGACCACCCCACAGCCTGAGGACACCCACCCGCCGCCACTGGGCCCCGGCTCGGGCTTCCCCAGCACTCTGGGCAGCCCAATAG TGGACCAGAGCATGTTTGAGAACGCCAGCGCCAGCACGGCACCCACTCCACGGCCACAGCACATCCCAACCAGTGCAGGTGCCCCGCCACATCCCCCTCGCCCCGCTGGCAGCCAGCATCTCCGCAACCTGGGCAAAGCCATGGGGGCCAAGGTGAACGACCTCCTGCGCCGCAAGGAGCCGGCCGGCCTCCCCAGCGTGGGGGTGATGGAGGTGAATGCCAGCGCTGGGGCCATGCTGGGCACGGGACAgccagctggtgaggatgg ggctgtggggctggacaCGTTTCCCCGGCTGGACCCCCCACCCcctgtcaccaagaagaggaCACCACGCACCCTGAAGACCCCACAGGACATGCTCATCGCACCTGCAGGGACCAGCCCAAGGAGCAGCACGGAGGAGCCCACTGAACTGCCCACAGCCTACCCCGAccctgcagaggagcagccGGGAGCGAGGGAACCATCCCCTCCAGAATGCCCTGGGGTCCCCAGCATGACTGGCACCCCAGACCCAAGTGGGGACCAGCCCACCAGTGCCCTCCCTGTGCCCGATCTCATCCATAAGGGCAGCCAGGACGGCCAATGGCGAGTGGGTGAGAGGGCTGCCGAGACCTCACCCCACATGGAGAAGCCCTCCCGGAGACCAGGGCTAGAACGTGAGCTGGAGGGGAGCACAGGGCGACTGGAGCCATGCGCCCCTGGCCGAGAGGTGGAGGGCCCCCATCCTGACCTACTGTCCTTTGAGTAG
- the NOS1AP gene encoding carboxyl-terminal PDZ ligand of neuronal nitric oxide synthase protein isoform X10: protein MFGDGTRRRLQCDPYIGSLDVPRPNSRVEIVTAMRRIRYEFKAKNIKKKKVSLIVSVDGVKVILKKKKKKKEWAWDENKMLVMHDPIYRIFYVSHDSQDLKIFSYIARDGSSNVFRCNVFKSKKKSQAMRIVRTVGQAFEVCHKLSLQHTQQNADGQEDGDSERNGDDLDVPACRLASAERVAAAAEETDIDAVELPLPGADILDFSRGVTDLDAVGKEASGYADAKGCLHPEDILTASPKMLLPSSAQLPDLGTPLSAHHQMQLLQQLLQQQQQQTQVAVAQVHLLKDQLAAEAAARLEAQARVHQLLLQNKDLLQHISLLVKQVQELELKLAGNNTTGSQDSLLEITFRSNVLPVLCDPTTPQPEDTHPPPLGPGSGFPSTLGSPIVDQSMFENASASTAPTPRPQHIPTSAGAPPHPPRPAGSQHLRNLGKAMGAKVNDLLRRKEPAGLPSVGVMEVNASAGAMLGTGQPAGEDGAVGLDTFPRLDPPPPVTKKRTPRTLKTPQDMLIAPAGTSPRSSTEEPTELPTAYPDPAEEQPGAREPSPPECPGVPSMTGTPDPSGDQPTSALPVPDLIHKGSQDGQWRVGERAAETSPHMEKPSRRPGLERELEGSTGRLEPCAPGREVEGPHPDLLSFE from the exons TATGAGTTTAAAGCCAAGAAcatcaagaagaagaaagtgagcCTCATTGTGTCGGTGGATGGTGTGAAGGTCAttctgaagaagaagaagaag AAAAAAGAATGGGCCTGGGATGAGAACAAAATGCTCGTCATGCATGATCCCATCTACAG gATATTCTACGTGTCTCATGACTCCCAGGACTTAAAGATCTTCAGCTACATCGCCAGGGATGGGTCTAGCAATGTCTTCAGGTGCAACGTCTTCAAATCCAAGAAGAAG AGCCAAGCCATGCGCATCGTCCGGACAGTGGGGCAGGCATTCGAGGTCTGCCACAAGCTGAGCCTACAGCACACCCAGCAGAACGCAGACGGGCAGGAGGACGGAGACAGCGAGAGGAACGGGGATGACCTGGATGTCCCAG CCTGCCGCCTCGCCAGTGCTGAGAGGGTGGCCGCAGCAGCGGAGGAGACAGACATTGACGCCGTGGAGCTGCCGCTGCCTGGAGCTGACATCCTCGACTTCAGCCGTGGGGTGACTGACCTCGACGCCGTGGGCAAGGAGGCAAGTGGCTACGCTGATGCCAAG GGCTGTCTCCACCCTGAAGACATCCTGACAGCATCGCCCAAGATGCTGCTGCCCTCGTCTGCCCAGCTGCCAGACCTGGGGACACCCCTCTCTGCCCACCACCAGatgcagcttctccagcagctcctgcagcagcagcagcagcagacgcAAGTGGCCGTGGCACAG GTCCACTTGCTGAAGGACCAGCTGGCTGCAGAGGCAGCGGCACGGCTGGAGGCCCAGGCACGCGtgcaccagctcctgctccagaaCAAGGACTTGCTGCAGCACATCTCGCTCCTGGTCAAACaggtgcaggagctggagctgaagcTGGCGGGGAACAACACTA CAGGCTCCCAGGACAGTCTGCTGGAGATCACCTTCCGCTCCAACGTCCTCCCCGTCCTCTGCGACCCGACCACCCCACAGCCTGAGGACACCCACCCGCCGCCACTGGGCCCCGGCTCGGGCTTCCCCAGCACTCTGGGCAGCCCAATAG TGGACCAGAGCATGTTTGAGAACGCCAGCGCCAGCACGGCACCCACTCCACGGCCACAGCACATCCCAACCAGTGCAGGTGCCCCGCCACATCCCCCTCGCCCCGCTGGCAGCCAGCATCTCCGCAACCTGGGCAAAGCCATGGGGGCCAAGGTGAACGACCTCCTGCGCCGCAAGGAGCCGGCCGGCCTCCCCAGCGTGGGGGTGATGGAGGTGAATGCCAGCGCTGGGGCCATGCTGGGCACGGGACAgccagctggtgaggatgg ggctgtggggctggacaCGTTTCCCCGGCTGGACCCCCCACCCcctgtcaccaagaagaggaCACCACGCACCCTGAAGACCCCACAGGACATGCTCATCGCACCTGCAGGGACCAGCCCAAGGAGCAGCACGGAGGAGCCCACTGAACTGCCCACAGCCTACCCCGAccctgcagaggagcagccGGGAGCGAGGGAACCATCCCCTCCAGAATGCCCTGGGGTCCCCAGCATGACTGGCACCCCAGACCCAAGTGGGGACCAGCCCACCAGTGCCCTCCCTGTGCCCGATCTCATCCATAAGGGCAGCCAGGACGGCCAATGGCGAGTGGGTGAGAGGGCTGCCGAGACCTCACCCCACATGGAGAAGCCCTCCCGGAGACCAGGGCTAGAACGTGAGCTGGAGGGGAGCACAGGGCGACTGGAGCCATGCGCCCCTGGCCGAGAGGTGGAGGGCCCCCATCCTGACCTACTGTCCTTTGAGTAG